From Streptomyces sp. NBC_01460, a single genomic window includes:
- a CDS encoding proprotein convertase P-domain-containing protein: MAAIAMMAVTLGGLPAHAAPASSVAATAAGETDPIDPPLYDATSAGGKIRVNVVTEERADVASAATAGETVQAFDVLPVVTLKVDAGGLEELSTQPGVVSVTEDLAVSPSLDESVPLIGGDKAIKSGMTGAGSAIAILDTGVSTSHPFLKDRVIAEACFSSNDPAYGSTSLCPNGSAQQEGAGSASVDTGPCATIAQCDHGTHVAGIAAGNGTGVAGAPASGVAPGANLIAIQVFSKFNSEQYCGAEPVPCVKSFASSQIAGLEKVWQLQQAGTPVVAANLSLGGGVHSVACDKDARKPVIDRLLSVGVATVAAAGNNALSGSVNSPACVASAIAVGSSNDDDEVSSFSNRGALLDFFAPGNAIISSVPNREFNSMDGTSMAAPHVAGAFAVLRQKYPEKSITELEALLKSTGQTVTDTDTGIAVPRIDIGRAVGGADPTPPPAPDAKPRPSTIINNADMAILDLAAIHSPITVTDIPGKGPKALQVHVDATHDWRGEVKINLIDPAGKSYLLKASEGTQNGGTIDSTYTVDASTSTAKGTWKLRVEDRSSGGVGILAGWSLTFPSFEKTGAAAIPDLGRLNSDITVDGFSGKASAALQVHTDITHEWVGDLKISLIDPNGKSYLVKSTSSTADATGTFTVDASTSPAAGTWRLEVQDTSTGATGTLNGWSLTFPAFENQANLALPDPGALTSSTVVKGITGNAPKELRVYVDATHDWLGDVEIYLVDPSGALHLVKADSELESGGNLKHVYTVDASAAPAAGTWGLRVEDVSAGASGSLNEWSLAF; encoded by the coding sequence GTGGCAGCCATCGCGATGATGGCCGTCACCCTCGGGGGGCTGCCAGCGCACGCCGCCCCGGCGTCGAGCGTTGCCGCAACCGCAGCCGGCGAGACTGACCCGATCGACCCGCCTCTGTATGACGCGACCTCAGCCGGCGGGAAGATCCGCGTCAATGTCGTCACCGAAGAGCGCGCTGACGTGGCAAGTGCCGCAACCGCTGGTGAGACGGTGCAGGCGTTCGACGTACTTCCCGTGGTCACCCTCAAGGTGGACGCGGGCGGCCTGGAGGAACTGTCGACGCAGCCCGGGGTCGTCAGCGTCACGGAAGACCTTGCCGTGTCGCCGTCCCTGGACGAAAGCGTGCCCCTGATCGGCGGCGACAAAGCCATCAAGTCGGGGATGACCGGCGCGGGCAGTGCCATCGCCATCTTGGACACCGGCGTTTCCACCAGTCACCCCTTCCTCAAGGACCGGGTCATCGCGGAGGCGTGCTTCTCCTCTAACGATCCGGCCTACGGTTCCACCAGCTTGTGCCCCAACGGCAGTGCGCAGCAGGAAGGTGCAGGCTCGGCCAGCGTAGATACCGGACCCTGCGCGACCATCGCTCAGTGCGACCACGGAACGCACGTGGCCGGCATTGCCGCAGGCAACGGCACAGGCGTAGCCGGAGCCCCTGCGTCGGGTGTCGCCCCCGGAGCGAACCTCATCGCCATCCAGGTCTTCAGCAAGTTCAACTCGGAGCAGTACTGCGGCGCTGAGCCTGTGCCGTGCGTCAAGAGTTTCGCTAGTTCACAGATTGCAGGCCTGGAAAAGGTCTGGCAGCTGCAGCAAGCCGGAACACCTGTCGTGGCTGCCAACCTCAGCCTCGGCGGTGGGGTGCACTCCGTCGCGTGCGACAAGGATGCCCGCAAGCCGGTGATTGACCGTCTGCTCAGCGTCGGCGTCGCTACTGTCGCCGCTGCCGGAAATAACGCGCTCAGTGGCTCCGTCAACAGCCCCGCCTGTGTGGCGTCGGCAATTGCCGTCGGTTCCAGCAACGACGACGACGAAGTTTCCTCCTTCTCCAACCGGGGCGCTCTGCTCGACTTCTTCGCGCCCGGCAACGCGATCATCTCCTCGGTTCCCAACCGCGAGTTCAACTCCATGGACGGCACGTCCATGGCCGCGCCGCACGTGGCCGGAGCCTTCGCTGTGCTCCGTCAGAAGTATCCCGAGAAGAGCATCACTGAACTCGAGGCCCTACTGAAGAGCACCGGGCAGACGGTCACGGACACCGACACGGGAATCGCGGTCCCCCGGATCGACATCGGCCGAGCTGTCGGCGGGGCCGACCCCACACCGCCCCCTGCTCCCGATGCCAAGCCGCGCCCTAGCACCATCATCAACAATGCGGACATGGCGATCCTCGACCTGGCCGCCATCCATTCGCCGATCACGGTGACGGATATACCTGGCAAGGGGCCGAAGGCGTTGCAGGTGCACGTCGACGCAACGCATGACTGGCGGGGAGAGGTGAAGATCAACCTGATCGACCCCGCCGGTAAGTCCTACCTTCTCAAGGCTTCGGAGGGAACGCAGAACGGCGGCACGATCGACAGCACCTACACCGTTGACGCCAGCACCTCCACGGCGAAGGGGACCTGGAAACTCCGCGTTGAGGACAGGTCCAGCGGAGGCGTCGGCATACTCGCCGGCTGGTCCCTGACCTTCCCCTCGTTCGAGAAGACCGGCGCAGCCGCCATCCCGGATCTGGGAAGGCTCAACTCCGACATCACGGTTGATGGCTTCTCTGGGAAGGCATCTGCTGCACTGCAGGTCCACACCGACATCACGCATGAGTGGGTCGGGGACCTCAAGATCAGCCTCATTGACCCGAACGGCAAGTCGTACCTGGTCAAGTCGACGTCCTCGACCGCTGATGCCACAGGTACGTTCACCGTCGATGCCAGCACTTCTCCGGCCGCGGGCACCTGGAGGCTGGAGGTTCAGGACACCTCCACGGGTGCTACCGGGACCCTCAACGGATGGTCGTTGACGTTCCCTGCCTTCGAGAACCAGGCAAACCTCGCACTCCCGGACCCCGGAGCTCTGACATCCTCCACTGTCGTGAAGGGGATCACGGGCAACGCGCCCAAGGAGCTCAGGGTCTACGTCGACGCCACACATGACTGGCTTGGCGACGTGGAGATCTACCTCGTCGACCCCAGCGGTGCACTGCACCTGGTGAAGGCGGACTCTGAACTGGAGTCCGGCGGAAACCTCAAGCACGTGTACACCGTCGACGCCAGTGCGGCACCGGCGGCCGGCACCTGGGGGCTACGCGTTGAAGATGTTTCCGCAGGAGCTTCAGGCAGCCTCAACGAATGGTCGCTTGCCTTCTAG